The Colletotrichum destructivum chromosome 8, complete sequence genome includes the window GATAAGGGGTGCGAGCAAGCAGCATGATGGGAGTAGTAAGTACTCTGTAGGATGGGATGAGGTGGACTATTGATGGTGAGGAGAGGGTGTGGGACGTCCGTCAGTCGTGTCTCCAATCCCGCTCCGCCATCTCCTTGACTTCGAtgcccttcccccccccagccctctataccatccatccatccatccatcccattCCCCCAACGGCCGCCTCTGTGCGGTTGCACCAAGCAACTTACCATCCAAGGCTGACGGAGACGGGATATCCAACGTCTGGGCGCCGATCTGATCCAATGCTTGAACCCCCAGCCCCTACTATGTACGGTTGCCCTGGGCTGGGGGCAACTTCCTCCGCCCGAGTGGGTTTGTTCCGCCATGCGGTCCTACTCCTCTCTTGGTCCATTTGTGAtttgtcttgtcttgtctgcCCTGGCGAATGCTTATTAGTATCAGCAtccttcctctctcctttgtttctttttctctctctctcgaggTTTTCGGTTAGATTTTTGGCAGTTCTGTTGTAATAACTTCTCGTCATTCACTCCTTTTCTTCTATTTTCCCCCTTCCGTCTGCCTTTTGGTAGGCGAGACAACTCGCCCTTTCTGCGTCTCTCTCATAGACGACCGCCAACACATCATCTCGGCACGAGCTCCCTTTCTCGGATAACTCATTACGTGTTTGTTTCTTTCGGTCTTTGGAGGTAGtaacctacctacctgaCCATGGCTCCATCGCTCGGTGTGTTGAGGAATGTTGTGGAACCAGCTTGTAAGTTCATGACAACAACACATgtcttccctcttctcttctctcccttgcCCAACTAAATCCGACTTTTGGCCAACTAAACCTTTCCCCCAGTCATCATCTTCGCCTTCACAGTCGGCGCCCTCATCAACCGCCGCAGGCCGGACCACGACGATGACGTAGACTCGTGCGAGCGTGGGTCGGAGGATTCCTGCTCGCGCCCCACCTCTCCGCTCCTTAAGCCGGGGATGCGGGCCGAGTCGGGCGAGGTGTCCCGCATCGACAACAAGCTCCTCGTGCGCTTCTATCGcacctttcccttcctcgccgagatTTGGTACTGGAACCTGACGTACTGGTAAGAGAAGCAAGCCTCTTGGCCTTTGCAACTATTCCTTcactccctcccccaaaaCCCCCCCAACTCACATCTCATCCGGGACCGGGGCGCCCCCCCGCCTTCGTTGACTCTTGTtaatctctctctcttataGGGTATACCAGCTCCTCCGCGCCGTCTCGGCCCGCATGATCGCCGGAaacgaggccgtcttcgccagGGCACGGGAccacgccatcgccatcctgAACCTCGAGCGAtgccttggcctcgacgtcgagctcggcgtgcAGCGctccgtcctcgacaacgCGCCCTGGCTGATGCCCTACCTCGCCAAGGTCTACTACTCCCACATCAGCCTGGGCATCTGCTTCATCATCTACTGCTACACCTTCCTGCCGCCGGGCACCTTCCAGCGCATCCGCCGCACCATCGCCATGGacaacgccgtcgccttcgtcgtcgtgaCGGCCTACCGCTGCATGCCGCCGCGCATGCTGCCGGCCGAGTACGGCTTCGAGGACGTGCTCCACGGGCccagtggcggcggcaacgtctggaCCCAGAACCGCTTCCAGCTgaccatcgccgccatgccGAGCCTGCACTGCGGCACCGCCCTCTTCCTGGCCTGGTGCATCTGCCGCTTCTCGCCCCATCGCCCGctccgcctcgtcgcgcCGCTGTGGCCCGCCGCCATGCtcttcaccatcgtcgccaccgcGAACCACttcatcctcgacgccgtggtCGGCGCCATGGTCCCCATTATCGGCTGGAGGTTCAAtcgcgccatcctcgtcctgctgccgctgcagAACTGGGTGCTGGAGAGGCTGGGTCTCAAggcgccggaggaggaggagagccCGATATACGCGCCCAAAGAGTGGTGATTTGAACAGCGTAAATGAGGCCTGGGGGGGTTGCAAACAGACACGATTGCACTATTTGGTCTCTCGAAAATATATACAAAAATTCAATCATACCCAAGTTCTTCATTACCCGCTCGCTGCTCAATAAAGCTGCTCCAGGCAGCTATACGACGACGTCTGACTTGCTGTCCGTAGCACAATACAGCTGGAATCGAAGTCCCCCAGGCCTTTCGAGGTAAAGACATCGTGGCAATCAATCATCAGGAGCGAGGGTCTTGTTAGGGCCTCGGCTGCTTAACAGTATGGTATCCTCCAGTTGCCAAACAACTAGACACTCTGTGTTGGAGGAAGATTCTGTATCTTTCTCACACCTCTTTTGAGACCGGGATGGTTCAGACTCGACCCAAGCTTCCGGCATGAGGAGCAGTGGCCTGGCCTTGGGCTTCATCAGGCGGGACAGATAGATGGTCCGGTCCTCAAGCTGCTTGCGAGGGACAGGGCTCGACTGCTCATTTTCTTCCAGTTTCTGGAAGAAGGCGTCGTCGTTTGCCCCGAGTAGGAGATCGCCGGGATGGACATCTGGTCTCGTCTCAGCTGCGAAGGTCTGGCATATGCCGTGTGTGTGGATTGAGGCAGAAAAAAACGCATGTGGAAGAAAGACACAAgtagagggagggaagaagcaAGGCATTTACCAGTATGTACGGACTGGACCACTGTGTGTAGAAAATCGAGCgcctcgagaagctccttGACGGCCCCCTTGACGAATCCCTCGGGGAATCCGGCGCCGTCCATGAAAACCGTATCCATATCACGGATACTCATCTGAGAAACCTGAAGAGCAAGGACGACATGTTTGTCATGGGGGCCAGGGACTTCAAAAGAGGAGAGCAGCTTTCTGACGTTTTTAGCGCCAGGGTGCAAGCTCGGAAGAAACTTGTCCAAGTGCTGGTAGAATGGCAACTCGCGGTGCTGAGCCGAGTTGTAGATGTAGATCTTGAGGGCCACATATTGGTGATCTCTATTGATGTCAACTGATGGTAAGTGTGTAGTATCTCGGTATATCGACTGGATTACTCACTGGAGGTCACGGGTGAGCCagatggtggaggaggagccaTAGCCAAGCTTCGCCGCAGCCTGGAAGCGATCGTTGAAGACCTCGCCGAGCCGAACGGGATAGAAATGTGCAGGGTTGTACTCGGGCATGGTTTCTTCCTAGACGAGCCCATCTTTCGCGATGGCATCGAAGCCTACCACTGGGAACGTTCGGGGCGCTGACCGTGGACGCTGCTGGGATGACAgccgggcgtcgaggtgGCTCACATGGCAATTGGCTCGCGGAGGCAATGAATGAAAAGAACGAGCAGGTGACCTGCAACGGAGAGGCCGTCGGCAAATGACTCGATACAGAGCCATGGCCGCTGCTCGGGaggatgtgtgtgtgagatgcgtttgtttgtgtttgtttgttggGGATATATCCGCAGAGTGTTCGGGGTTTCCCGTGCTCATTTCATGGGTAGCTGAGGCCCAGAGGGGCTAATAAGCCGCCCGTTTGTATCCCTAAGCAAGATTCTATTCGCCAAAGATCCCTGAAGCAATTCATCTCGGGAGTTGCGTTCGTTGTTGCATGTCTGGGTCCATCAACGACTGCATTCTCCCTATCGCTGTCAATTTTTGAACCGCTGACTTGACAGTCCAGTTCACTATGGAGATTTCAATGTACGCAGTCCTGTAGCATCGTCACTCTACCCTCCTTGGCTGAATGCACAGCATCAAAGTCGAGATGAGCAGCGGGCAAGTGTTGTATCTATCATCTCCTCGCCACAACGAACTTCGCTGCCATTCCCCAATCCCATAGCAATCAATGATCATAGCATACTCCCTCTCACTCCAGCAAAGCCCTCCTCACAATgtcgacctcctccgccgtccCGCAGATCAAGCCGGCCCTCCCGTCGCAGTCAACTGACGCCTTGTCCAGGAGAGGCCTGCcgtcggccgggtcgatggccttgcccCCCGCGCACTCCACAATCAGGGCGATGGGGTACAGCTCGTACAGGAACCTGAGCTTGGGGAGGGTGCcgggcgagacgggcgagacgTAGACGCCGTGGCCCTTGACGAGCGCGTGCACGATGTCcgggacgaggccgccgcagTAGCGCAGCGTGTACTTCTCCCGGATGAAGCGGGCGATGAGGGCGCCGTaccgctcgtcgtcggccgcgtGGCGCAGGTTGGCGGGCGCGAAGTAGCGCGTCTTGAAGGGCGCGTCGGCGAACCGGACGGAGGCGCGGATAATCTCGCagtcggcgacgccgttgGGGCCGAAGCCGATCTCGAAACACACCGGGTCCGCGTcagcgccggtgccggtgccgttgCTAGTGCCGGGGATCCGCAGGGCCACGACGGCCGTGATCCGCGGCCCGATGACGCCCATAATGGCGGCGATCTGCTTCTCGGCGGGGAGCTGGCCCACCGCCGTCCGGCCGTCCCagatgccgacgatggtgccgACGGTCCAGTTGGGCGCGATGATGGAGCTGCCGTCGAGGGGGTCGAAGGCGACGGTGTACTCTTCCGACGTGGTTGCAGGGGGAGGGCGGGAAAGGgtgccggccgccgcctcgccgcttggcctcgccggctTCTCGACGGGGTCCTCCTCGCTGCTGGCCGTGACGATGGACGGGCACCGCGCGATGGCCTCCCGCATGACGTTCTCGGACAGCACGTCGACGTTGAGCTGGTCGTCTCCGAAGGCGTTGGCGGTCCCGGCCAGCGAGACGTGCTGGGAGGTGTGCAGCGTgctggcgatgccggcgatggcgccgaggatcTTGGGGATCACATCCTCGCGGAGCGACGAGCGGTCGGCCTGGGGGATGACGCTTCTCAGGTGCTGTTCGAGGGCTGGTGACGCCGACATGGTGTGTATGATCGGATGTCGTTGGTTGGCTGGTTGGTTGGCGGGGTGCGTgaagttgttgttgttgttgagtCAGTCAGTTGAGCTATTTTAAGATCAGACAGGATTTGAGAGAATTTCAGCCAAAGTGAATATGCATGCCGTCGTCCACGTCGCCCCCACATACATTTCTTTTGGCTGGATTATCCCTTGATCCACCTACAGGTATGAAGGATGTCTGCCGTTTGAGGCTCAATCTCCTCTAACCACTATCCCACGTCAAAGTTGACTCAGATGACAGGGATTCCCGGGCATTTGTTTTGTTGAAGCTGAGTATTTCTCCCCAAGGTTTTAGAGACTCTTTGAAATAAACTCCAGAATTGCTTGTCCCTCATATTTCAACCTCGTCCAAGTGCCTTTATAAGACGGATGCGAACACTTGCATCTCTCATTCCTGTTTTACTAAGCCGTCATATCACCAACCGAACACTGCTAATCATGCCTGCGAGCtttcctcgccgtcatcccTCCCCTGGCGTTTAAACCCGTCGTAGAAGCGTCTCTCTTCAAACACCcggatgtcgtcgtcaaagttgACCTTGCCGAGCCTCCGAGCCTTGAGGATCTTTCTCCGGACCCTCATCACGTCGTACTCGGTGTTGCGCGTCAGCCACCACGTCCACAGGTTGGCCAGGAACGACGCGATCGTCGTGGCCGCCGCGATGGCGAAGCTCGTCTTGTATCCGTTGTGCGCGAACCGCGACTGGAACAGCTGCGGCccgatgacgccgcccagctgcGCGATGCCGGACTGCAGGCCGAGGGTGAAGGCGGTGCCCGTCGACCCTGAGAGCGTGGCGGACCGCCAGGCCCAGAAAGGGATGAAGTACGACTGGTAGAATAGAGTGCCCAAGATGCAGGATATGTAGATGCCGTAGCGGTTGGTGATGGTGAAGAAAAGCACGAAGCACACGACCATGCCGGACATGAGGATCCTTGATAACACACGATTAGACGGGCATCCTttgttgggggggggggggggggggggggaggagggtggggGGTAAGCCCTAGGAAAAGACTCACATGATGTACGCCGGCCGCACGATGTATGCCCTCGACATGAACCACGCCGAGAAGATCAGGCCAACGATGGCTGCAAACGCCGGCGGCATGTTGAGCAGCTGGTTCCTCGGCAGCCCGACGAACCCCAGATTCGTCACGATGGTCGGCAGATACCACGTTAGCGCGTAGCCGCCAATGTTGATGAGCGTCTGCGAGAGCATGAAGGACCAGATGAGCGGCGTCCGGAGCACGGCCCAGATCTCCCGGCCGGCGAAGTCCGGGTCGCTCGTCAGCGGCGCGTTCTCGGGGAGCCTGGCCTCGACGAactcccgctcccgctccgTCAGGAAGCGGGCGCTGCGCGGGGACTTTGGGTAGTCCGGCAGGAACCAGAAGACTACGCCGGAGAAGACGACCGTCGCGAGCCCCTCGAGCAGGTACACCCACCTCCAGGCGCTGAGGCCGCGGGCGCCGTTGAGGTAGCTGATGGCGTAACAGAGCAGGgagccgacgatgccggcgaggttGGACATGGCGAAGAACCAGGTGACGGGCTTTCCGATCTCGTCGGTGCGGTACCAGCTCGACAGCTGGGCCATGATGCCGGGGAACATGCCGGCCTCGAACATGCTGTCGAAGTGGACGG containing:
- a CDS encoding Putative inositolphosphotransferase Aur1/Ipt1; the protein is MAPSLGVLRNVVEPAFIIFAFTVGALINRRRPDHDDDVDSCERGSEDSCSRPTSPLLKPGMRAESGEVSRIDNKLLVRFYRTFPFLAEIWYWNLTYWVYQLLRAVSARMIAGNEAVFARARDHAIAILNLERCLGLDVELGVQRSVLDNAPWLMPYLAKVYYSHISLGICFIIYCYTFLPPGTFQRIRRTIAMDNAVAFVVVTAYRCMPPRMLPAEYGFEDVLHGPSGGGNVWTQNRFQLTIAAMPSLHCGTALFLAWCICRFSPHRPLRLVAPLWPAAMLFTIVATANHFILDAVVGAMVPIIGWRFNRAILVLLPLQNWVLERLGLKAPEEEESPIYAPKEW
- a CDS encoding Putative protein kinase; its protein translation is MPEYNPAHFYPVRLGEVFNDRFQAAAKLGYGSSSTIWLTRDLQDHQYVALKIYIYNSAQHRELPFYQHLDKFLPSLHPGAKNVRKLLSSFEVPGPHDKHVVLALQVSQMSIRDMDTVFMDGAGFPEGFVKGAVKELLEALDFLHTVVQSVHTDVHPGDLLLGANDDAFFQKLEENEQSSPVPRKQLEDRTIYLSRLMKPKARPLLLMPEAWVESEPSRSQKRCEKDTESSSNTECLVVWQLEDTILLSSRGPNKTLAPDD
- a CDS encoding Putative fructose-1,6-bisphosphatase class 1, fructose-1-6-bisphosphatase class I, with amino-acid sequence MSASPALEQHLRSVIPQADRSSLREDVIPKILGAIAGIASTLHTSQHVSLAGTANAFGDDQLNVDVLSENVMREAIARCPSIVTASSEEDPVEKPARPSGEAAAGTLSRPPPATTSEEYTVAFDPLDGSSIIAPNWTVGTIVGIWDGRTAVGQLPAEKQIAAIMGVIGPRITAVVALRIPGTSNGTGTGADADPVCFEIGFGPNGVADCEIIRASVRFADAPFKTRYFAPANLRHAADDERYGALIARFIREKYTLRYCGGLVPDIVHALVKGHGVYVSPVSPGTLPKLRFLYELYPIALIVECAGGKAIDPADGRPLLDKASVDCDGRAGLICGTAEEVDIVRRALLE
- a CDS encoding Putative major facilitator superfamily, MFS transporter superfamily produces the protein MSASTQPDEVRVDHDAAATSRKLQANAAVARANVDNLRDDPEARAAFLSTFSAEEERSVINKVDKAFLVLIGVMFMIKQIDQTNASNVRVLQVGEPRNIMKELDMTSDQYNWVGSIYGIAYIIFEAPSNLLLKKMSPHLWQSRIFLTWGIITACQAAAQNRHQLYAMRFLLGMFEAGMFPGIMAQLSSWYRTDEIGKPVTWFFAMSNLAGIVGSLLCYAISYLNGARGLSAWRWVYLLEGLATVVFSGVVFWFLPDYPKSPRSARFLTEREREFVEARLPENAPLTSDPDFAGREIWAVLRTPLIWSFMLSQTLINIGGYALTWYLPTIVTNLGFVGLPRNQLLNMPPAFAAIVGLIFSAWFMSRAYIVRPAYIMILMSGMVVCFVLFFTITNRYGIYISCILGTLFYQSYFIPFWAWRSATLSGSTGTAFTLGLQSGIAQLGGVIGPQLFQSRFAHNGYKTSFAIAAATTIASFLANLWTWWLTRNTEYDVMRVRRKILKARRLGKVNFDDDIRVFEERRFYDGFKRQGRDDGEESSQA